AGATGATTGTGTTGAAATCGAAAAACGGTGCCCCGTGGGGTACCAAAGCACCTCACCAGGGATGGATAAAGGCATCACACTCATCCCGGAAGAGTCCCTTCCAGGTTTTTGCATTTCCTCACAGGAGCAAATCACCAGACGATCATATTCCTGTCCAACCCTCACGCCTTTATATACGATCGTCCAACCAGACTGCCCATGCTCTAACCGATCTAATACCCGTTCCACCAAATCAAACCTCGGGCTCTGCTGGTGTCCCGCAATGATCTGAAGACTCTGGCGGACCACTCTCCGACGAATAGGTAACGGTACGTTTAAAAGCGCCATACGGTCAAATTGCCGTTCTCCCATGGTGTCCGTCACACACGTGCGGTGGAACGCCTCATCCGTTAATGTCTCCAGGTATGCATGATCATCCCGAAGAATATGTGCCTGCCGGGTCAACACATTCACAATCCCCGGCGAATACTGTTTCAATTGAGGAATCAGGTGCTGACGAATGCGATTCCGAAGGTACACCGATTGAACATTGGTGGAATCTAATCTCGATTCCTCCTGCCTCTCCTCCAGATACGCCACAATTTCACTTCGATGGATATCAAGCAATGGACGAACGACATACATTCCTCGCCTGGGAGGGATGCCCCCTAATCCACCGGTTCCACACCCACGTAGCATCCACATAAGAACCGTCTCGGCTTGATCGTCTGCCGTATGCCCAAGCGCTAACTTTGTCGCTTTCCGGTCAAGGACCATTTGCTCTAATGCCCGGTACCGCGCTCTTCGGGCATATTCCTGGAGTGATTCCTTCTTCAATTTTACATCGTATTTATTCAGATGGAGCCGGCGGACGAGGACGGGCACTCCAAATCTCTCACCTAACGCCTCCACGAACTTCGCATCCCCTTCACTTTCGGCTCCGCGAAATCCATGGTCCACATGACCGATACAGATGTCCCAATGCCACCGGGTGCGCAACTCCACCAAACACCGAAAAAGGGCTATAGAATCAGGGCCACCGGAAACCGCCACCACGATCCGATCTCTTGACGCGAATAATCCCTTTGCCCGAATAGCCTGGTCAACCTTTCGTTCCATTCCAATGACAGGAGCGAGACGACTCATCTATACCTTTTCTCCCTGAACGACCGCAGGAATTCGGGGCCCTTCTGAATAGTTCCGCAAGATCTCCCTGGCTCGCTGGCCATCCTGTGCCATTTGACTCACGAGATCCTGGGAATTGGCAAACACCATATCCCCCCTCACTCTTTCAATAAAATGCACTGAAATGTTTTCTCCATAAAGCTGAAGAGTCTTATCAAACATGTGCACTTCCAATAAACGTTCCTCTTCGGAAAACGTCGGCCGCGTGCCGATATAGGCAATGGAATCCAGGCATTCCCCTTTCAACACTGTCAGGGTGGCATAGACACCATCCGCAGGAAGAACACGATGTCCGGGGAGTCGAAGATTGGCCGTCGGCCATCCAAACTGTTTCCCTCGCTTTTCGCCCGGAATCACAATCCCCTCTAACATATAGGGGCGCCCCAAACATTGCGCACCCTGCCCCACGTCTCCAAGGGTCAGGCATTGACGAATGCGCGTCGAACTCACCACCTTCTGTCCCACAATGACGGGCGCTATCGGCTCAACGGAAAAATCGGCTTGTGTCCCTAATGCAACCAGATCCTTCACGCCTCCACTTCTTCCCTTACCGAATACAAAATTTTCTCCAACAAACAGCTTTCGAATCCCAAGCCCGTCACGGAGAACCTGACGAACAAACTCCTCCGGCCTCAGGCCGGCTAACTCCCTGGTGAAAGGGAGAATCACCAGCTCCCCGACCCCTAGACGATCAAAGAACGCTATCTTTTCCTTATCATCAGATAAAAATTTATGGACAGATCCGGGACGCAACACCTCCACAGGATGCGGAGCGAAGGACAGGACCATTGGATATCCTTTGATCTGCCGGGCGCAATCCACGACAACCTGTACAAGAGCACGGTGTCCCAAATGCTGGCCATCAAAATTGCCAATGGTGAGAACAGGCCAGGAAGCGGGACGAACCGCCGGTAATCCTCGGGAAATTTTCATACACCGTCACGGGTGAGGAGACATGCAGCCTCTTTGGCAAAATACGTGAGGATCAGATCCGCCCCTGCGCGTTTAATCGCGAGTAAACTTTCCATCATCACCGAAGCTTCATTGACCCAGCCTAACTGCGCACCGGCCTTGATCATGCTGTATTCCCCACTTACTTGATACGCGGCCACGGGAACAGCCGCAAGTTCGCGAACTCGGCGCAGAATATCCAAATAAAACAAGGCTGGCTTCACCATCACAATATCGGCCCCCTCCTGAATGTCCAGCTCCACCTCACGCAACGCTTCCCTCGCATTGGCTGCATCCATTTGGTAGGACCGTCGGTCCCCAAAGGATGGGCTCGAAAAGGCCGCATCACGAAACGGGGCATACAACGCCGAAGCATACTTGGCAGAATAGGCCATAATGGGCATTTCAGAAAATCCCTGTTGGTCCAATGCCTGTCGAATCGCGGCAACCCGGCCATCCATCATATCGGAAGGAGCAACCATATCCACTCCCGCTTCCACATGACTCAGCGCCATTGCCTGAAGGCACTCCAGCGTTTCATCATTGAGAATCCGGCCGTCTCGAACAATGCCGCAATGACCATGCGAAGTATATTCATCAATGCACACATCGGTGATCACTATTAAATCGGGCAAATGGTCCTTCAGCGCCCGGACTGCCCGCTGAACAACCCCATCCTTCTCATAGGCGGAAGATCCACGCTCGTCTTTGTGTTCGGGAATCCCAAATAAGATGACGGCTGGAACCCCTGACTCCCAGGCAGCTTTGGCTTCCTGAACGACCCGATCCACAGACCACCGCCATTGGCCAGGCATCGAGGCGATCGGTTCTTGCTTGTTCTTTCCAAAGGTCACAAATAAGGGATAGATAAAATCAGCCGGATTCAGCTGCGTCTCCCTGACCATGCGCCGAAGCGAGTCATGTTGCCGCAAACGACGTAAACGATGAACGGGAAATCCCATACTCGTCCTTACTTTCGAGGAAGATTTGTTAAAAAGACCACTAGATCCCGAACAGAAATCATCCCCACCATGGCTCCAGCCTGGGTAACGCCCAGGTGCCGAATATGTTCTTTAGCCATTAGATCATTTGCATCCAACAGGGTTCGATCGGCCTCGATGCTGACAATCGGAGCGGACATAATTTTTTCGACCGTCGTCCGCATCGGGTCCGCACCCGCGGCGACCACCCTTCGAACCAGATCCGTATCAGTTAAAATGCCGATAATTTCCTCTCCACTGGTCACAATCACACTTCCGATTCCATTATCCCGCATCATTTCTGCAGCGGTCTTGACTAAAATATCCCGGTCAACTTTGACAATTTTGTCTACAGGGACCATACAAGATTTTACAGGAACCATGACGCTACTCCTCCCATCAATCGGTTAACAGAACGTGGTGTCTAAAACTTCCTTCACCATAGAATATTTATGAAGACGATACCAATCGCATATCCTTTGGATTTTGCCGGGCGTGAATGATCATGGCATCGACCAACGCCGGAACCGTACTCTCCAATGCCATGACATCCACCGACAGCCCTTCTTCCTGAACGGTTTGAGCGGTGATCGGGCCAATGACGGCCACAATCAAATGCCGTGTTAATTCCTGCAATTCCTGGCGGTTCTCAAACAACTGACAAAAATTTTTCACTGTTGAAGAACTGGTAAAGGTCACATACTGAATTTCCCTGTTGCGCAGTCGATCACGAAGAGGGCCCATATCGACGACAGGAGGAAGGGCTTGGTACGCATGGACCACATGCACGGTGGCTCCCATGGCCTTCAACTGTTCAGGAAGAACCTCGCGTGCCACTTTGGCTCGAGGAATCAAAATCCGTTGACTGGCGACCCCTACCCCGCCGAGGGCCTGCAAAATCCCCTCTGCCTGAAAATCTTGAGGAACCAGATCCGAGGCAATCCCCCAGCGAGCAGCCTCTTCCCGGGTTCGAGGACCAATACAACACACACGGATTCCGGCCAAGCTCCGCACATCTTTGTGATGAAACCAGAGACGTTCCATGAAGGATTGCACGCCATTCACACTCGTGAAAATCACCCAGTCGTATGTCGAAATCGCGGCAATCGCCTCATCCACAGGAGTCCAGCTATCAGGAGGATGAATCTCCAACGTAGGACATTCCACCGGCTCCGCACCCTGTGCCGCCAGCAAATTTGAAAGAGCCGGCGCCTGGGCACGTGGCCTGGTCACTAAAACCCCTTGTCCAAACAGAGGACGGGACTCATGCCAGTTCAGTCGTTCACGTAACCGAACGACTTCACCCACAACAATCACTGATGGCGGACTCATGTCTGCCTGGGAGGCTAATTTCACAATGTCGGATAACATTCCCACCACTGTTCGTTGACGAGCATAGGTGCCCCATCGAATCACCGCCACGGGAGTCGTCGCAGGCTTGCCTTCTTGAATGAGCCGTTCCACAATCTGCGGAAGATTTTTCATGCCCATTAAAAAGACAAGTGTCCCTTCAGCCGAGGCGAAACGCGGCCATTCCATTGCACTCGATGGTTTGGTCGGATCTTCATGCCCGGTCACAAATGCAACCGTCGAGGCGAGGGTCCGGTGTGTCACGGGAATGCCGGCATAAGCCGGCACCGCCACGGCAGCCGTTACTCCAGGGACGACTTCAAATGGGATCTCAGCGTCAGCAATTGCTTCGGCTTCTTCACCTCCACGGCCAAACACAAAAGGATCCCCCCCCTTGAGGCGCACGACACACTTACCTTCTCGAGCTTTGGTAACCAACAAGGCGTGAATCTCCGCCTGATTCCGATAGGCACCACGCCCTTTTCTGCCGACATAAATACACTCGGCGTGAGAAGGGGCAAATTTCAACAATTCTGGATTAGCCAAGTGGTCGTAGAGCACCACATCAGCCTGCTCGAGACACTCTTTCCCTCGAAGGGTCAGCAACTTGGCATCGCCGGGCCCGGCTCCAACCAAAAACACCCGACCATGAATGACAACTGACTTGGTCATGCCATCCCATAAATTTCCTGGAGAATGGGCTGCGCCCCACCGTCCAACAATTGTCCAGCCACCTGCATGCCAATTGATTCGGCTTCCCCCGCCGGGCCCGATACCACTTGACGAATATATCGTTTTCCATCAAGGCTTGTGACCAACCCATCCAGAGTCAGGGTGTCCCCTAGGAGGGTCGCATACCCTGCAATGGGAACCTGACATCCGCCTTCCAACCCTGCAAGCAAGGCCCGTTCGGCAGTGACCGCAATCCGAGTTGGACGATGTTCAAACTGTGCGACCAGATCCCGAATCCACGAATCATCTTTCCGTCCTTCCAGACCCAAGGAACCTTGGCCAATTGCCGGCAGACTCACATCCACGGACAAATACTCCGTCACTTCCTGGTCCCATCCTAAGCGCTTGAGCCCTGAGGCGGCCAGAATAATAGCATCATACTGACCCTCACGAACCTTGCGTAGTCGCGTATCAACATTCCCACGCAACATCGCAATCTCAAGATCCGGACGAGCATGTAACAACTGCGCCTGTCTTCGCAAACTACTGGTTCCGACTCGTGCACCGATCGGCAATGTCGCCAAAGTATGGCCTTCACGGGCAATCAACGCATCCCTGGGATCCTCCCGCTCGGGAACACAAATAATCCCCAATCCTTCAGGCAATTCTGACGGTACGTCTTTCATGCTGTGCACGGCCAGATCAATATCTCGTCGGAGCAGCGCTTCTTCAATTTCTTTGACAAACAGCCCTTTTCCTCCAATTTTGGCCAACGGCACATCTTGAATCTTATCTCCGCTGGTTTGAATGCGCTTCAAAATGACAGAAGTATCCGGCGCAAGGGCTTTGAGCTGCGCTTGCACCCATTCGGCTTGCCATATGGCCAATTGGCTTCCCCGCGTTCCGACAATGAGCGTAGACCGCATACGACCCTTCCCCTGATTCATATGCCATCCTTGTGTGGAAGGGGCTCCTCGCTGATGCCATCACCTGTCTCATCTTCCAGGAGTGGGATCTCTCCGGAGTGAATCTCCCGCTCGCGAAGTTCAAAAAACCGGCGGGCGGCTTCAATAAACGCAAAGCCATTTTGAGATTGCGCTTCCGACTTTAAGGTCACGACCGGGCCATGGAGTAATTTATTCACAATCGCCGAGGCAAGCCCTTCGATAGCAGCTCGGTCCTTTGGTGACAATTCTCCCAGACGACCGAAGACTTTCTCTAACTCGCCTTGTTTGATCTCTTCCGCTTTTTTTCTCAAGGCTACAATAGTGGGCGTGGCTTCCAAGCCACGAACCCAGGCCACCATACTTCCGACTTCTTCCCTCACCATATGCTCGGCGGTTTCGGCTTCTTTCAATCGTTCTTCCTGATTATGTCCCACATGAGCTTTGAGATCATCAATGTCAAACACATAGGCGTTATCAACATCCTTGACGGCCGGATCAATATTTCGAGGCACCGTGATATCAATCAAAAACATGGGACGGTTCATTCGATGATATACCGCCATTTCGATATCATCCTTGGTAATGACATAGTGGGGAGCACCCGTGGCGCAAATCACAATATCCACCTTGGGTAACGTGCTTCGAAGCTGTTCATAGGGAACCGCCTGTCCATGAAAGCGCTCGGCCAATGTGAACGCACGATGATGATTACGATTGGTAATAAGAACCTCTTTCACACCCTGATTCACCAAGTGTTGCGCCGCCAACTTTCCCATCTCCCCTGCACCGACTAACAAGACGACTCGTTGCTTCAGATTTGAAAAAACTTTTTTGGCTAATTCCACAGCGGCATAGCTGACAGAAACCGCATATTCCCCGATCCGCGTTTTCGTCCGGACACTTTTTCCCACTGAAATCGCTTTTTTAACGACCTTATTAAGAATGACCCCGGACGAACGATGGGTCAAAGCGAGCTCATAGGCTTCCTTGACCTGTCCAAGGACCTGAGGTTCTCCCACGACCATGGAATCTAAACTAGCCGATACCCGAAATAAATGCGCAATGGCGTCATCATCGCTATATCGATACAGATGAGGGAGTAAATCCTCAGAAGATAAGGAGAAATGGGTTGAGACCAAAAAATCCTCCAATTGACGAAAACCCCATTCTCCCTTTTCCACGACGGCATATACCTCAACACGGTTGCAGGTCCCCAGATACATGGCTTCTTTAATTTCGGAATACGCCATGAGCCGACCCAACGCCTCTCCCATCCGGCTATCCTGAATGGCCAGTAATTCACGCAGTTCAACGGAAGCCGTCCGATGATTGAGGCCTAAAACGATAATATTCATAACGGGGACATCGGTTGAGGACTTTTGATAAGGATGCCGACAAAAGTCAAAATTACTCCGGCGAATCCCACAATGGTTAGATAAGCGGCTTTTTTAGCCCTCCAGCCGGCCGTCACCCTTCCCAGCAGGACCGCGAAATAAAAGAACCAGGTAATTAACGCCCAAATTTGCTCGGAGTTCCAACTCAAATACGATCCAATCGTTAATTGGGCTGAAACGGCCCCTGTCAGAATTCCTAAGGTCAATAAGGGAAACCCAAAAAGGATAGATCGTTGATTGAGAGAATCTAAAAAGTCCAGCGGTGGGAGCTTGAAAGCTAGCACATTAAATTGTTTGGACTTCAAAAGACGCTCCTGCATCACATACATGAGCCCGGCCACAAAGGCCACAGCAAATCCGATGGTACCCAGGATACTCAGGGTTACATGCACCCATACCGTCTGAAAGACCGGGGCAATGGTATCAGCTGACTGAGGGGCCAGTGTTGCCGAAACGAGAGACAGAAAGGCCAGCGGAAGAATAAAGGCGCCCAACACTTCTAATCCCCTTTTCAGACCAACGACCAAAAAAACCAGCACTAACCCCCAGGCGAAAAAGGACATCGCGTCCTTAAATGTCATAATAGGGACATGCCCCGTCGATACCATAGCCATGATGAGTGCCGAGGTATGAGCAACAAACCCCAAACCTGTGGCCACAAGGGAAATTTTTGAGATGGCATCGGAACGGTGCCAGAGATATAAAAGAAAAAGGAGGGTGCCTCCGAAATAAAGGCCCATGGTGAGATATGGCAGTAATTCAGACATTGAACAACCTAGTAAAGAAACATACACAGTGAGCCATGTCGAGTATAGAACTGCATATAGAGAAGGTCAAGAAAATCAATGAGTTACCAGCATTCATTGGTTAACCACAATAGGAAAATCACACCGCGTATCCGCTCATACAGTACCTGCAGTAGTTCCACCACAAACATTTAAAGCTTGACCGGTTATTGCACTGGCCGCATGTGAGCAAAGATACAGGACGAGACTGGCCACTTCCTCGGCTTCCGCCATTCTTTTAATCGGAATCATACTAATCGCGGATTCACGAAATTCATCCGGTGAAACCCCAAGGCTGGCGGCAGTTTCTTCGATTCCCTTTCTGGCCATGGCAGTATCCACCCAGGTGGGGCAAATGGCGTTCACGGTTATGCCCTGAGAGGCGACTTCCAGCGCCAGAGCTTTAGTGAACCCTAAAATGCCATGCTTGGCTGTGCAATAGGCTAAATACCCTGCCACGCCAAATCGCCCCAAGACGGAGGAAATATTAACGATACGTCCATAATGGTGGGGAAGCATATGTGGAATAGCGAGTTTCGAAACCAAGTAGCTGCCTGTTAAATTCACCTGAAGAATATTCTGCCACTTGGAATCATCCGGATCATGAATCGACGTTTGACCTGATGCTCCTGCGTTATTAACAAGAATGTCCAGCCTGCCAAACTTTTGGATCACCCTCTTCATGGTATGCTCAACATCAACCCGTCGGGTTACATCGCATGGTATCGAAAGCACGTCTCCGCCAGCTTGAACGAGATCGTCTGCTGTGCCCTCTAATTCTTCCACACGTCTTCCACAAATAGCGACTCCCGCCTGTTGCCTCACCAAGGCCATGGCAATGGTTCGTCCAATGCCCTCTCCCCCTCCCGTAACCAGAGCCACCTGACCTTGAAAACTATGGGTGTCACCCATCCTTCATATCCTTATCATTTGCCAATTGAATCAGGAGGCGGGTACGACTGGAACCTCCTGGACAATGGCAAGCTCAGGCAGTACCATCTCCAACCTTGCCCTGCGTCATCTTCCATCAATAAACCATGACCGGAACCCTTTACATTGTCAGCACGCCAATCGGCAATCTGGAAGATATGACCTTCCGGGCCATCCGCATCCTCCAGGAGGTAGCCATTATTGCGGCCGAGGACACACGTCGCACCCAAAAACTCTGCACCCATTATCACATCGGCACGCCACTCACCAGTTATCACGATTTCAACAAGGAGGAAAAAACCGACATTCTCCTCCATCGGCTCCAGGAAGGAAATTCCGTTGCCTTGGTTTGCGATGCGGGCACTCCTCTTATTTCTGATCCTGGGTTTTATCTGGTTCGCCAGGCAATCAGGTCAAATATTCCACTTATCCCTATTCCAGGACCATCTTCCGTTCTTACGGCATTATGCGTGTCAGGTTTGGCAACAGATCGATTTATTTTTGAGGGATTTGTGCCCAGAAAACCAGGGGCCAGAGAAAAATTTTTTCAAAATCTAAAAGAAGAAAAAGGTACCATTATTGTTTTTGAAACCCAGCATCGGATTCTTAAAACATTACAAGTCATCACTACCGTCATGGGAAACAGACACATCGTACTGACACGGGAATTGACAAAACTCAACGAAGAAATTCTACGGGGAGAAATTGAAGAAGTGGTTCAACAGTTAAAAGGCAAATCGATTAAAGGAGAAATAACACTTTTAATTCAAGGGTTACCTCAAAGGAGTAAAAGGCAATTGGAACCATTAACCGAACATTCCAGCTCGACCCCCATCACACACTTACCTTCTGAATAACCACACGGTAATAATGGTCAACTTTTTCTTGTTCAAGAATCTGGTGACCCTCATTGGTAATGCTTTGCGGGACATTTCGAATCGGTTCGCCTTCATCCAACAGGACCCTCAACCGATCTCCGCTTTCTAAAGACTCCAGCTTTAGCTTTGTCTTCACAAAGTTGTAGGGACAAATTACACCTCGAAGATCCAATTCCTCCATGCGCTCTCAATCTTCTCCCGCCGCCGGCTTATTAATACATAAAACTATTTACCTACTTCATTTATTCCTAAATATTTTCATAGTCAAAATAACAAAAGAGCGTGCCGGATTTTGACCGGCACGCTCTTTTCAACTACAAAAATGGCTTGTAAACAGAAACCTATTGAACGGTACCCTTGTTAAAGTTCTTGCGATCATCGCCATAATCAGTGGCGATAGTTTTATCTGTCCGCTCATTGACTGTTGTCGGCTGGGGGGCACATTGCCAGCAAGGCGCAGCGCCAGTCACTATACCAACTTCGCTGGTAATTCCTGACTTGACTTCCCCTGGCTGCACTGAACCGTCTGGGATTCCAGTGTAAGAGCCACTCTTTACAGTAAGACCTCTTGCCCCATAGGGATCTGGCTTTTGACCAAACCCGCCACCAAAGTCTGGGTTATCGGCCCCACCTAGTAATTGGGACCCGGTCAACACATACACATCACGGACCAACTTTCTCCCGGTTCCAAACTTTTGATCCTCGGAAGTTTCATTCGCTGCCTGGATCGTGACGTAATCACCCTTATTAATAGCCTTAAGGTTTGCCATGTTGGTTTTACCGTCAAAATACAACTCTTTTAAATTTAAGGCACCACGAAGGGTTTGCCGTTCATCGTGGGAACTTCCTCCCATATCGAGCCACAGCCTTCCCCCTGCGTAATCAATACCGACAACTTCCCCTTGAATCGTTTCATCTGCTGAGAGGTACCGCAACATGTCGTCTTGGTCCATCACTCGTGACCTGTCGCCTACACCCTGAGAGTCTCCGACACCAGTCCCATACCCTACATGCTGAGGTGGACGCTCTTGCGCCACCGCCACGCTCACCGAGCCTGCAAAAATCATTGCTAATCCAAAATACCCTACCTTCCGCATGTGGCTCCTCCTTGGAAGTGTGAGTGAATAATCAAAAAAAACGAACGAATTCAAATATACGATTTTATTTCATGATCAAGGGCACCAACTATAGTCAAGGCGGTAGCCCCTGTCAAGTCAATTCTTGGCTTTCCATCATGGATCAACATACCCGAAATTTCACTTAAAGACTTACACTGTTTTTCCCATTTTTTCTCAATTTTAATTAAAGCCAGTAATGGTGCCCGGAGGGAGGGTCGAACTCCCACTCTCGTGAAAGAACCGGATTTTGAGTCCGGCGCGTCTGCCAGTTCCGCCATCCGGGCAAGTCCATTTCACTTGCGATATCTACCATGAACCTCTATGCAGGTCAAACAGGAAATGCTGATCCCCTTCTCCAATAAATAAACCATAGCGGGGCATTCTCATTTCTTCATAGGTAATCGCTGTCCCATATTTTATGCAATGGAACCCAGCGCAAATTTTTTACCCCATTTTCGAAATAATGTTTCCTTGAGGATGCGATGGTCGGGCAGCATCAACCGTGGATCACCTTTTAATATTTCTCCTGCCATTTGTTTCGCTTTTATTAGTAACACGGTATCTCGGGCCAAATCCGCCACACGAAAATCCATTTCCCCCCATTGCTTGACCCCTAAGACATGCCCAGGCCCACGAATATTCAAGTCTTCTTCCGCCAGTGCAAAGCCGTCTTCACATTGCGCAAACACCCCAAGGCGTCGCCTCGCGATGGAAGGAGAAAACGTATCCCCCTGGGAACTCCTCCCGATCTTATCGAGTGACAATCGACTGGATTCAAGCTTTAAGGGTATTTGCTGGGAATAGGGAGGAATTTTCCCCAAGCCATGAATCAACACGCAATAGCCTTGATAAAGACCTCGTCCGACCCGGCCGCGCAATTGATGCAATTGCGCCAACCCAAACCGTTCCGCATGTTCAATGAGCATGACCGTGGCATTATGAACATCCAAGCCGACCTCGACAACAGTAGTGGCCACTAATACATCAATCTCTTTCTTTTTAAACTGGGCCATGACCACTTGTTTTTCGCGGGATGGCAATCGGCCATGCAGCAAACCGATGCGAAATGGAGCACATTCTTCCCGTAATTGCTCGGCAGCCTCAATGGCTGCCTGCAAATCAATTTTTTCTGATGGTTCAACGAGCGGATACACCACATAAGCCTGCCGCCCCGCTTCTAATTCCTTTCGCATCAAATGATGCGCGTCTTTCCGTTGGCCGGTGGGGAACAGCATCGTCTTTACGGGTTTTTTCCCTGGAGGAAACTGATCAATCACCGATACATCCAAATCCCCATAAAGCGTCATTGCCAAGGTCCTGGGAATAGGCGTGGCGGTCATCACCAACACATCGGGATGCCATGGCGCTTTCCCACGAAGCTGCGCGCGCTGCAGCACACCGAATTTGTGTTGCTCATCCACAATCACCAACCCGAGCTTGGCAAAGTGCACATCCGGCTGTAACAACGCGTGTGTACCCACCACCACCTGCACCTGACCTGACTGCATTCCGGCAAGTATCTTTCCGCGCTCGCGTCCGGTCTGCCCGCCTTTCAACAAAAGGCACCGGACACCCAGAGCCTCAAATAGGGGAAGCAACGACAAATAGTGCTGTTCGCTCAACACTTCCGTGGGAGCCATCAGGGCAGCTTGATATCCGGACCCACAGGCCATCACGATGGCATAAAGAGCCACGACGGTCTTCCCACACCCCACATCTCCTTGCAGCAAGCGGTTCATACTGATTGGCCGTCCCATATCATGGCTAATTTCCCGGATCACTCGCTCTTGCGCCGAAGTGAGCGAAAAAGGCAACATGGCCTTCAGCTGTTCAACCAACGGGTTGCGAACAGCAAACGGAATGCCTTCAATGTCCTGAGTCTGCCCTTGGCGCCGCATGGCGAGGGCTAATTGCAGGAGAAACAATTCTTCAAACGCCAGGCGTTGGTGCTCTGGTGTCGCATA
The Nitrospiraceae bacterium DNA segment above includes these coding regions:
- a CDS encoding sulfurtransferase TusA family protein: MEELDLRGVICPYNFVKTKLKLESLESGDRLRVLLDEGEPIRNVPQSITNEGHQILEQEKVDHYYRVVIQKVSV
- a CDS encoding SDR family oxidoreductase, with amino-acid sequence MGDTHSFQGQVALVTGGGEGIGRTIAMALVRQQAGVAICGRRVEELEGTADDLVQAGGDVLSIPCDVTRRVDVEHTMKRVIQKFGRLDILVNNAGASGQTSIHDPDDSKWQNILQVNLTGSYLVSKLAIPHMLPHHYGRIVNISSVLGRFGVAGYLAYCTAKHGILGFTKALALEVASQGITVNAICPTWVDTAMARKGIEETAASLGVSPDEFRESAISMIPIKRMAEAEEVASLVLYLCSHAASAITGQALNVCGGTTAGTV
- the rsmI gene encoding 16S rRNA (cytidine(1402)-2'-O)-methyltransferase, whose product is MTGTLYIVSTPIGNLEDMTFRAIRILQEVAIIAAEDTRRTQKLCTHYHIGTPLTSYHDFNKEEKTDILLHRLQEGNSVALVCDAGTPLISDPGFYLVRQAIRSNIPLIPIPGPSSVLTALCVSGLATDRFIFEGFVPRKPGAREKFFQNLKEEKGTIIVFETQHRILKTLQVITTVMGNRHIVLTRELTKLNEEILRGEIEEVVQQLKGKSIKGEITLLIQGLPQRSKRQLEPLTEHSSSTPITHLPSE
- the ccsA gene encoding cytochrome c biogenesis protein CcsA, which codes for MSELLPYLTMGLYFGGTLLFLLYLWHRSDAISKISLVATGLGFVAHTSALIMAMVSTGHVPIMTFKDAMSFFAWGLVLVFLVVGLKRGLEVLGAFILPLAFLSLVSATLAPQSADTIAPVFQTVWVHVTLSILGTIGFAVAFVAGLMYVMQERLLKSKQFNVLAFKLPPLDFLDSLNQRSILFGFPLLTLGILTGAVSAQLTIGSYLSWNSEQIWALITWFFYFAVLLGRVTAGWRAKKAAYLTIVGFAGVILTFVGILIKSPQPMSPL
- the recG gene encoding ATP-dependent DNA helicase RecG, encoding MPTHSSLSEIPIQFAKGVGPRRARLLEKLAVETLEDAFWFLPWRYENRLEVLPIGNLLPGMKATIKGRVQKVWAKTTYRRGLVVVTVTVKDETGLIECVFFNQPYLEKTFVPGVSLLLTGPVLANFSGSSQLTMRGPEYELLDEDELPELRGGRIVPVYHETNGLSSKQIRRIIRSIFDHYADQLQEMLPLTIRSQLGVPTLPEALPVLHFPNQERSVEALNAYATPEHQRLAFEELFLLQLALAMRRQGQTQDIEGIPFAVRNPLVEQLKAMLPFSLTSAQERVIREISHDMGRPISMNRLLQGDVGCGKTVVALYAIVMACGSGYQAALMAPTEVLSEQHYLSLLPLFEALGVRCLLLKGGQTGRERGKILAGMQSGQVQVVVGTHALLQPDVHFAKLGLVIVDEQHKFGVLQRAQLRGKAPWHPDVLVMTATPIPRTLAMTLYGDLDVSVIDQFPPGKKPVKTMLFPTGQRKDAHHLMRKELEAGRQAYVVYPLVEPSEKIDLQAAIEAAEQLREECAPFRIGLLHGRLPSREKQVVMAQFKKKEIDVLVATTVVEVGLDVHNATVMLIEHAERFGLAQLHQLRGRVGRGLYQGYCVLIHGLGKIPPYSQQIPLKLESSRLSLDKIGRSSQGDTFSPSIARRRLGVFAQCEDGFALAEEDLNIRGPGHVLGVKQWGEMDFRVADLARDTVLLIKAKQMAGEILKGDPRLMLPDHRILKETLFRKWGKKFALGSIA